A single window of Mugil cephalus isolate CIBA_MC_2020 chromosome 1, CIBA_Mcephalus_1.1, whole genome shotgun sequence DNA harbors:
- the LOC125023213 gene encoding uncharacterized protein LOC125023213, protein MTKPKTKPCPSCQAPNACNRKTCSACLGSLDVKVKLRKKQEKVKNSDWAASIRKNRNSSRVVHSAQLSVFKLHALGYQPVLFLCQCDRKGRIIGDLITHIQPAGGAAHEILMEMRKLYEDLLSDPDPDLDPDLDPDPDPDLDPDPAPDQEAPNEEFILHSEPVPTSSSLLPPTSSSLCPLPPGPSYPSPLPPTSFYPSPLPAPPSVSAVYTSDVPTRKRKRKECRKHHTQQIFLYEAMVDRSVVDGKEEVKVKWKPCSTWSSGPGGDWRRL, encoded by the exons ATGACAAAGCCGAAAACCAAACCGTGCCCGTCCTGCCAGGCTCCAAACGCCTGCAACAGGAAGACGTGCAGCGCATGCCTGGGCAGCCTGGACGTAAAGGTGAAGctgagaaagaaacaggaaaaggtTAAGAACAGCGACTGGGCCGCCTCCATTAGAAAAAACAGGAATTCCAGCAGGGTGGTTCATTCTGCCCAGTTATCA GTTTTCAAACTACACGCCCTGGGCTACCAGCCTGTTCTGTTTCTCTGCCAGTGTGACCGCAAGGGTCGTATCATAGGAGACCTCATCACCCACATCCAGCCAGCGGGAGGCGCTGCACATGAGATCCTCATGGAGATGAGGAAACTTTATGAAGACCTGCTGAGTG acccagacccagacctagacccagacctagacccagacccagacccagacctagacccagacccagccCCAGACCAGGAGGCTCCAAATGAGGagtttattcttcattcagaaCCTGTACCAacatcttcatctcttcttcctcctacATCCTCCTCTTTATGTCCACTTCCTCCTGGTCCCTCCTAtccgtctccacttcctcctacATCCTTCTATCCGTCTCCACTTCCTGCACCTCCATCTGTTTCTGCCGTGTACACCTCGGATGTCCCAACCAGGAAACGGAAAAGGAAAG aaTGCAGAAAACACCACACGCAGCAGATCTTTCTTTACGAAGCGATGGTGGACAGGAGCGTTGTGGAT ggaaaagaagaagttaaagtgaagtgGAAGCCCTGCTCAACATG GAGCAGTGGACCAGGAGGAGACTGGAGACGACTGTGA